A stretch of DNA from Roseovarius sp. M141:
GCATGCCGTCGCCCTCGGGGATGGGCTGCGCGTCAGAGATCATTTGGGCGATGGCATCCGCGATCTGCCCGGTCAGTACGATGTCGGGGTCGCTTTCGGCGCGCACGTCGACAGGCATGTGCCATGGCGGATCATCGGATGCCTCAGGCGCGGGTTTGACCGGCCACAGATCGACGCGGCCGGGCAGGGCGGACCAAAAGGGAATGTGGCTCTGTTCCGGGGAAAACCCCGATTCCTCGCGCCCGTGAAACGTGGCGTCGACGGTATCGAGAATGGCGCTGGAAGAGCGGAACGAATGTTCCAGCCTCTGGGTTTGCAGGGGCGTACCGGCCGCCTCCAACCGCTCGGCAAAGTCGCGCTGCATCCGGTCGAATTCGCGCGGATCGGCGCCCTGAAAGGAATAGATCGACTGTTTCTTGTCTCCGACGACAAAGATCGTGCGCTGCACATCCTGCCGCGCGCCAAGGCCACTGGTGAATTCCTGCGCCAGCCGGTCGATCACCTGCCATTGCACCGGGCTGGTATCCTGCGCCTCGTCCACCAGAATGTGATCTATGCCGCCATCCAGCCGGAACAGCACCCACGCCGCCACGTCCGATCGGGTCAGAAGGGCCCGCGCCCGCAGGATCAGATCATCGAAATCCAGCCAGCCGCGCAGTTGTTTGGCGCGTGCATAGGCGGGCAGGAATATCTGGGCGAATTCGTGCAAGGCGGTGCTGAAATACAGCGCCTCCAGCGCGATGCGCTGCGGGCGGGCAGCCTCGACACGGTGCATCCACGCATCGATCAGATCCATCGTATCGCTCAGCGCGGCGCGGGTCGCCTTGGTCGGAAAGCGGGTGGAGACGGTGAAGGGCGCCTTGCCGGATTTCGTCAGGAATGCGTCCTCGAGGATGGGAAGGGAGCTGAAGTCCAGCGCATTGATGCGCTTCAGCTTGGCTGCAGCTCTGATGTCGTTTGTGCTGCCGACGCTCAAGGCAGATACTAACTTGGTCAATAGCTGGGTTTCATGGCCATGAAACACGTCGCTTTCGAGGCCGCGTCGCGTTGCATCCGGGCGCAGGCCCAGCGCCTTGGCCATCCCGGCCTGGGTCCAGGTTTCATCGAACAGGGGCGCCTTGCCAGCGATCTCAGCGGTCAAATCATCCAACGTTTCGCCGGTATGGTGACGCGCCAGTGCATAGAGTTTGGCCGCATCAGGACCAGCTGCGATCTGCTCGACGATCTCGGCACGCAGCAGCTTGGCGGTCCGGTCCTCCATTTCGACAAACTGCGGGCTGACCCCCGCCTCCAAAGGAAAGCGGCGCAGCAGGGAGGCGCAGAAGGAATGGATCGTCTGGATCTTCAACCCGCCGGGCGCTTCGATCGCGCGGGCAAACAGGCGCCGCGCATCGCGCAGGGCGGTATCGCTCAGCGGTCCGGCGACGCCCAGATCACTCAGCGCGGCGGTCAGTGTGTCCTCTTCCAGCATCGCCCACGCGCCCAGCCGCAGGAACAGGCGGTTCTGCATCTCGCTGGCGGCGGCCTTGGTGTAGGTCAGGCACAGGATATGCTGCGGATCGACCCCGTCCAGCAGCAGGCGCGCCACCCGGTCGGTCAGAACCCGCGTCTTGCCCGAACCGGCATTGGCGCTGAGCCATGTCGACATGTCCGGGCGCGCCGCTGCCATCTGGCGCAGTGTGGCATCGTCGCGCTGCATCATGGCATCTCCTGCGGGGCCGGATCGTCGGTGATGTCCCACTCGCCAAAGCGCGCAAGCTGGTCGTAATCGCCCACCTCGTCCTTGCGCTGGATCGCGCGGCGGGCCGTGTAACCCTGCCGCAGATCGCGGTAGGCAGAAATCAGATCGTGCAGGCCCTGCCAGACCTTTTCGGCGGGCTCGTTCTCCAGCGGTGCGGGCACTTCGGCAGGGGTGCTGCCAAGGCCGATATAGATCGCGCGGGCCACATCGCAGGGCGCCAGATCACCGAACCCTGCGCGCTGGGCAATCGCGGCCTCGAGCAGCAGTTGTTTGTCAAAAATCGCCTGCTCTTTCTTCGAGGGAGGCTTGCCGGTCTTGTAATCATACAGATGCAGCCGCCCGTCCGTGTCGATGTCGATCCGGTCGGCCTCGGCCACGAGGGTAAAGCCAAGATCGGCCATCACCGCCTGCCCGCGCGCCTCGAACGCGGTGGGCGTCGCCAAGTCGCGGCGCGCGATTTCAGTGTCGATGAACCAGTCGGCGACACGTTCCAGACGGGCCAGCCACAGGGCCCGCGCCTCGGCCCAAGGCACGTCGCGCGTCAGAACCTGCTGCGCCAATTCCATGAGCGCCTCGCGTGTCAGGCGGTTGGGATCGGCGACGCTGTCCTTGATAAAGCGTTCCAGCACTTCGTGCAGGACAATGCCGCGCAGCAAGGCATCGGGGGCCTGCATCAAGGGGTTCAGCGGGCGCAGGCGCAGGACGTGCTTGGCGTAAATGGCGTAGGGGTCGCGGATCAGGCGCTTGATTTCGGTCACTGACAGGCGGTTTGGCCTGACATCCACCGGCGGGCAGGGGGCCGGGCGCGGGGCGGGCGGGATTGGGGTGACGGCCTCCAGCAAGGCGGCCTTATCCAGCCAGATCTGCCCGCGTGCACGCATGTCGTCCAGCGCGG
This window harbors:
- the addA gene encoding double-strand break repair helicase AddA — translated: MMQRDDATLRQMAAARPDMSTWLSANAGSGKTRVLTDRVARLLLDGVDPQHILCLTYTKAAASEMQNRLFLRLGAWAMLEEDTLTAALSDLGVAGPLSDTALRDARRLFARAIEAPGGLKIQTIHSFCASLLRRFPLEAGVSPQFVEMEDRTAKLLRAEIVEQIAAGPDAAKLYALARHHTGETLDDLTAEIAGKAPLFDETWTQAGMAKALGLRPDATRRGLESDVFHGHETQLLTKLVSALSVGSTNDIRAAAKLKRINALDFSSLPILEDAFLTKSGKAPFTVSTRFPTKATRAALSDTMDLIDAWMHRVEAARPQRIALEALYFSTALHEFAQIFLPAYARAKQLRGWLDFDDLILRARALLTRSDVAAWVLFRLDGGIDHILVDEAQDTSPVQWQVIDRLAQEFTSGLGARQDVQRTIFVVGDKKQSIYSFQGADPREFDRMQRDFAERLEAAGTPLQTQRLEHSFRSSSAILDTVDATFHGREESGFSPEQSHIPFWSALPGRVDLWPVKPAPEASDDPPWHMPVDVRAESDPDIVLTGQIADAIAQMISDAQPIPEGDGMRPVCAGDFLILVQRRAALFHEIIRACKARDLPIAGADRLKVAGELAVKDLAAILSFLATPEDDLSLAVALRSPIFGWDEAQLYGLAQGRRHKYLWEALRERAAEFPETMQILNDLRDQSEYMRPYDLIERILTRHDGRRRMLARLGSEAEDGIDALLSQAMAYERRAVDSLTGFLVWLETDDMEIKRQMDSAGDRIRVMTVHGAKGLEAPVVILPEAGKRQITIRDQILKTGGAPLWRMRAGAMPEAQTAIVEAMKDAQEAERDRLLYVAMTRAEKWLIVAAAKDPGDGGDSWLAKIREGMTRLGALPHRFDGGDGLRLERGDWAAVNVVPSVAEPAQKTQLEPYFRAPAPTPPDEVQTRRPSDLGGAKALPGDPGQDEETAKKRGRQIHALLEFLPTLPEADWPGAAASILGQGPDAADPAQTEALHAEAAHVLQDKSLAHLWGPDALPEVGIIGDIPGLGRLQGIIDRLIIRGDTVLIVDFKSNILVPGSPGDCPEGLLRQMGAYAAMAAETYPDRHIQTAILWTATATLMTLPLEAVTAALHRTGAT